In the Candidatus Baltobacteraceae bacterium genome, one interval contains:
- a CDS encoding stage V sporulation protein S, with product MNENPGTPPSRSPGTHILKVSAQSNPNSVAGALAGVLRERDTAELQAIGAGATNQAVKAIAIARSYLEASAYDLVCVPEFIDVQIDGKERTAIRLAVERRSK from the coding sequence ATGAATGAAAATCCCGGCACACCTCCGTCCCGAAGTCCCGGAACGCACATCCTCAAAGTCTCCGCACAGAGCAACCCGAACTCGGTCGCCGGCGCGCTTGCCGGCGTACTGCGCGAGCGTGACACCGCCGAACTGCAAGCCATAGGCGCCGGCGCTACGAACCAAGCCGTGAAGGCAATCGCCATCGCTCGCTCGTACCTCGAGGCGAGCGCTTACGATCTCGTGTGCGTGCCGGAATTTATCGACGTGCAAATCGACGGAAAGGAACGAACCGCCATTCGTCTCGCAGTCGAGCGTAGATCCAAATAG
- a CDS encoding PHP domain-containing protein translates to MLVDFHSHTRNSDGSLSTAELVESMDRRGVRIFSITDHDTTRAYGELPESRAQIVPGIEINTTRDGVDIHILGYAFDPSSAAPIHATLEANRQARTVRIKTMIERLARAGYPLTEEMVAAEAGGSESLGRPHVAKALVRSGMVKDVQTVFNDLVGRDGPGYVPSAHITAPEAIEAIARSGGVPVLAHPGRLSDYSIIDEMAAHGVVGLEVFYPSHTPPMIAHFRAQAERLGLVMTGGSDFHDSRWNSSVVGMDVEEGDIAPFLELIGR, encoded by the coding sequence TTGCTCGTCGATTTTCACTCGCATACACGCAATAGCGATGGGAGTCTGTCGACCGCCGAGCTGGTCGAGTCGATGGACCGGCGCGGCGTCCGCATCTTTTCGATCACCGACCATGACACGACGCGTGCGTACGGTGAGCTGCCGGAATCACGCGCGCAGATCGTCCCGGGCATCGAGATCAACACAACCCGCGACGGTGTCGACATTCACATTCTCGGCTACGCTTTCGACCCGTCTTCCGCGGCGCCGATCCATGCCACACTCGAGGCAAATCGCCAAGCCCGGACCGTACGCATCAAAACGATGATCGAGCGGCTCGCGCGTGCCGGCTACCCGCTAACGGAAGAGATGGTCGCTGCGGAGGCCGGCGGTAGTGAATCCCTTGGCCGGCCGCACGTAGCAAAGGCATTGGTCCGCTCCGGGATGGTCAAAGACGTGCAGACCGTCTTCAATGATCTGGTCGGGCGGGACGGCCCCGGATACGTCCCTTCGGCGCATATCACGGCCCCGGAGGCGATCGAGGCGATTGCGCGCTCGGGCGGCGTCCCGGTCCTCGCCCATCCTGGGCGGCTCTCCGACTACTCGATCATCGACGAGATGGCCGCGCACGGCGTTGTCGGCCTCGAGGTCTTCTATCCATCGCATACCCCACCGATGATCGCTCATTTTCGAGCCCAAGCCGAGCGTCTCGGACTGGTCATGACAGGGGGCTCTGACTTCCACGACTCACGCTGGAATTCAAGCGTGGTCGGCATGGACGTCGAAGAGGGGGATATCGCGCCGTTTCTGGAGCTAATCGGCCGATAA
- the ahcY gene encoding adenosylhomocysteinase has product MHVIESARGDIKDASLAQAGRSRIEWAGSFMPVLGQIRDRFAKEKPLAGVRIGACLHVTTETANLMLALKAGGAQIALCASNPLSTQDDVAAALAETYEIPTFAIKGEDNKTYYSHIEAVIASKPQMSMDDGCDLVTAITTKHKELLAGMIGGCEETTTGVIRLRAMQKDNVLPYPVIAVNDALTKHMFDNRYGTGQSTLDGIIRATNVLLAGSTVVVCGYGWCGRGVASRAKGLGAHVIVTEVDPRKAIEAVMDGFMVMEMNDAAKLGDVFVTVTGNYHVVNEKHFTSMKDGAIVCNSGHFNDEIDLESLARIATERESPRTFVERYTLGNGKRVSILADGRLVNLAAGEGHPAAVMDMSFANQAMAAAHLVKHHKSLEKKVYPVPESIDEEVALLKLAAMNVRIDTLTPEQAKYLASWSEGTT; this is encoded by the coding sequence TTGCACGTCATCGAATCGGCCCGCGGCGACATCAAAGACGCGAGCCTCGCACAAGCCGGCCGTTCCCGGATCGAATGGGCAGGTTCGTTCATGCCGGTACTCGGTCAAATTCGGGACCGCTTCGCGAAAGAGAAGCCGCTCGCCGGCGTTCGCATCGGTGCGTGTTTGCACGTTACGACCGAAACGGCAAATCTGATGCTCGCGCTCAAAGCCGGCGGTGCACAGATTGCGCTTTGCGCCAGCAATCCGCTCTCGACGCAAGACGACGTGGCCGCGGCGCTCGCCGAGACGTACGAGATTCCGACTTTCGCGATCAAAGGCGAAGACAACAAAACGTATTACAGTCACATCGAAGCGGTAATCGCCAGCAAACCACAGATGTCGATGGACGACGGGTGCGATCTCGTCACCGCGATCACGACCAAGCACAAAGAGCTGCTTGCGGGCATGATTGGCGGCTGCGAAGAGACGACGACCGGCGTCATTCGTCTGCGCGCGATGCAGAAGGACAACGTTCTGCCGTATCCGGTGATTGCCGTCAACGATGCGCTGACCAAGCACATGTTCGACAACCGCTACGGAACCGGACAATCCACGCTCGACGGCATCATTCGCGCAACGAATGTCTTGCTTGCCGGCTCGACCGTTGTCGTGTGCGGTTACGGATGGTGCGGCCGCGGCGTCGCCTCACGCGCTAAAGGGCTCGGCGCTCACGTCATCGTCACCGAAGTCGATCCGCGCAAAGCGATCGAAGCGGTGATGGACGGCTTTATGGTCATGGAGATGAACGACGCTGCGAAGCTCGGCGACGTATTCGTGACCGTCACCGGCAACTATCACGTCGTCAACGAAAAGCACTTCACATCGATGAAAGACGGCGCGATCGTCTGCAATTCTGGGCACTTTAACGATGAGATCGATCTCGAGTCGCTTGCCCGCATCGCGACCGAGCGTGAATCGCCGCGTACGTTCGTCGAGCGCTACACACTGGGGAACGGTAAGAGGGTCTCGATTCTCGCCGACGGCCGTCTCGTCAATCTTGCGGCCGGCGAAGGTCACCCCGCGGCCGTGATGGACATGTCGTTCGCAAACCAAGCGATGGCGGCCGCGCATCTCGTCAAGCATCACAAGAGTTTAGAGAAAAAAGTCTATCCGGTTCCCGAATCGATCGACGAAGAAGTTGCGCTTCTCAAGCTTGCAGCAATGAACGTTCGCATCGATACCCTGACTCCGGAACAGGCAAAATATCTCGCATCCTGGTCGGAGGGAACGACCTAA
- the metK gene encoding methionine adenosyltransferase, with protein MAYRRLFTSESVTEGHPDKIADQISDAVLDAIMEKDPNGRVAVETFAITGQIHIAGEVTTSSYIDIPRIVRKTIADIGYTKSHVGFDAETCGVSVSIDEQSPDIAMGVDRALETKEAGSHEAFDLIGAGDQGMMFGYACRETNELMPLPITLAHNLTRMLASVRKNENIPYLRPDGKSQVTVEYDGQRPVRVDAVVISTQHEPDVPLDTLRQEVTERVIDHVIPKALRDKDLRVFVNPTGRFVIGGPKGDAGLTGRKIIADTYGGMSRHGGGAFSGKDPTKVDRSAAYMARYVAKNVVAAGLADRCELQVAYAIGVAHPVSVLVETFGTAKIDEEKIAALVAKHFDLRPAAIIRHLDLRRPIYQQTAAYGHFGRPDLNLPWEQIDKAATLREAAGLKGAPPDPELTLVG; from the coding sequence ATGGCGTATCGCAGATTGTTCACCAGCGAATCGGTAACCGAGGGTCATCCCGACAAGATTGCCGATCAGATTTCCGATGCCGTTCTCGATGCCATTATGGAGAAGGACCCGAACGGCCGAGTCGCCGTCGAGACTTTTGCGATCACCGGCCAGATTCACATCGCAGGAGAGGTGACGACCTCGAGCTATATCGATATTCCGCGCATCGTCCGTAAGACGATTGCCGACATCGGATATACGAAATCACACGTCGGCTTCGACGCCGAAACGTGCGGCGTCAGCGTCTCGATCGACGAGCAATCGCCCGACATCGCGATGGGAGTCGACCGCGCGCTGGAAACCAAGGAAGCCGGTTCGCACGAAGCGTTCGATCTGATCGGCGCCGGCGACCAAGGTATGATGTTCGGTTACGCGTGCCGCGAGACGAACGAGCTGATGCCGCTGCCGATCACGCTCGCGCACAATTTGACGCGCATGCTGGCATCGGTTCGCAAGAACGAGAATATTCCGTATCTGCGCCCCGACGGCAAGTCGCAGGTTACGGTAGAGTACGACGGTCAACGTCCCGTGCGCGTTGATGCAGTCGTCATTTCAACGCAGCACGAGCCTGACGTCCCGCTCGATACACTCCGTCAGGAAGTAACCGAGCGTGTCATCGATCACGTGATTCCCAAAGCGCTCCGCGATAAGGATCTGCGCGTGTTCGTCAATCCGACGGGCCGCTTCGTCATCGGTGGGCCTAAGGGCGACGCCGGTTTGACCGGGCGCAAGATCATCGCCGACACCTACGGCGGCATGTCGCGCCACGGCGGCGGTGCTTTCAGCGGAAAGGATCCGACCAAAGTCGACCGCTCGGCTGCATACATGGCGCGCTATGTTGCGAAGAACGTCGTCGCCGCGGGACTTGCCGATCGTTGCGAATTACAGGTTGCGTATGCAATTGGCGTCGCGCATCCGGTTAGCGTCCTGGTGGAGACCTTCGGAACCGCCAAAATCGACGAAGAAAAGATTGCTGCGCTCGTCGCTAAGCATTTCGATTTGCGTCCGGCGGCAATCATCCGGCATCTCGATCTGCGACGTCCGATCTATCAACAGACCGCGGCGTACGGGCATTTCGGGCGGCCCGATCTCAACCTGCCGTGGGAGCAGATCGACAAGGCTGCTACGTTGCGGGAAGCCGCCGGCCTCAAGGGCGCTCCGCCCGATCCGGAACTAACGCTCGTCGGGTAA
- a CDS encoding DHA2 family efflux MFS transporter permease subunit produces MAQQDLGSNVVEYGSARVIVVIGVMLATLLQTLDTTIVNVALPTIQGNLGATIDEGAWIVTGYIISAVVIIPLTPWLQLRFGRRQYYATAIFGFTIASMLCGISSSIEQLIFWRIVQGAFGGGLIATGQATLRDTFPKAQLGASQAIFALGAIVGPSVGPYLGGLLTDNYAWNWVFFINLVPGTLAGIIVLMRLRNPTEPRKLPIDAIGLSLLAIGLGSLQYVLGQGERSEWFDSGVIRFFVASTAAALIAFVWWELRTNNPVVDLRVLKFRSVWSGSMLAFTVGASLYGAIVILPQYVQGILGFTATLSGELIFVRAICIAITTIPIANLVGRGKLDARLSLGIGFLLLSVSNYLQCLDTTSISTFWTFLWAQLTGGVGLGMLFVPISIAVLSAVPQDVAPKAVAFTSLSLQLGGSISTAILVTLLDRRAAAHLSDLAGNATLRNPAVAEWLAHRLPLAQLFGIINREALTLAFADASMFLALLSLVLAPLVFLIRKPAPHNPQQAQHVSIEAA; encoded by the coding sequence ATGGCTCAGCAAGACCTGGGTTCGAATGTCGTAGAGTACGGCAGCGCACGCGTGATCGTTGTCATCGGCGTCATGCTTGCAACGTTGTTGCAGACGCTCGACACGACGATCGTCAACGTGGCGTTGCCGACGATTCAGGGAAATCTCGGCGCGACGATTGATGAGGGTGCTTGGATCGTCACGGGTTACATCATTTCGGCCGTCGTCATCATCCCGCTGACGCCTTGGCTTCAGCTGCGTTTCGGGCGCCGGCAATATTACGCAACGGCCATCTTCGGCTTCACGATCGCATCGATGCTGTGCGGCATCTCCAGCTCGATCGAGCAGCTCATTTTCTGGCGCATCGTGCAAGGCGCGTTCGGCGGCGGTTTGATCGCGACGGGTCAAGCGACGCTGCGCGACACGTTTCCGAAAGCGCAGCTCGGCGCCAGCCAAGCCATTTTTGCGCTGGGCGCAATCGTCGGTCCGAGCGTCGGCCCCTATCTCGGCGGCCTGCTCACCGACAACTACGCGTGGAACTGGGTCTTTTTCATCAACCTCGTTCCGGGAACGCTGGCCGGCATCATCGTTCTCATGCGATTGCGCAATCCGACGGAGCCGCGTAAGCTGCCGATCGATGCAATCGGCTTGAGTTTGCTGGCGATTGGCCTTGGCTCGTTGCAGTACGTTCTCGGTCAGGGGGAGCGCAGCGAGTGGTTTGATTCCGGTGTGATCCGGTTTTTCGTTGCGTCGACCGCAGCTGCGCTGATTGCCTTCGTATGGTGGGAGTTGAGGACAAACAATCCCGTCGTTGACCTTCGCGTCCTGAAGTTTCGCAGCGTGTGGTCGGGCTCGATGCTCGCGTTTACCGTCGGTGCGTCGCTTTACGGCGCAATCGTTATCTTGCCGCAGTACGTTCAAGGCATCCTGGGGTTCACGGCGACGCTTTCGGGCGAACTGATCTTCGTCCGCGCGATCTGTATTGCGATAACCACGATTCCGATCGCGAATCTGGTTGGGCGCGGAAAATTGGATGCGCGCCTGTCGCTTGGGATCGGTTTCCTGTTGCTCTCGGTCTCGAACTATCTCCAGTGTCTCGACACGACCTCGATCTCGACGTTCTGGACGTTTCTATGGGCTCAGTTGACGGGTGGGGTTGGACTCGGGATGCTCTTCGTTCCGATCTCGATCGCCGTGCTTTCAGCCGTTCCGCAAGACGTTGCGCCCAAGGCCGTCGCGTTTACGTCGCTTTCGTTGCAGCTGGGCGGTTCAATCTCGACGGCAATTCTCGTGACGTTGCTCGACCGCCGGGCAGCAGCGCATCTCTCGGACTTAGCCGGCAACGCGACGCTGCGCAATCCGGCCGTCGCCGAGTGGCTAGCGCACAGACTTCCTCTCGCGCAGCTCTTCGGCATCATCAATCGGGAAGCGTTGACGCTAGCTTTTGCGGACGCTTCGATGTTTCTCGCTCTGCTGAGCCTCGTGCTCGCACCACTCGTGTTCCTGATACGTAAGCCGGCGCCGCACAATCCTCAACAAGCGCAGCACGTTTCTATCGAAGCCGCTTAG
- a CDS encoding MFS transporter: MARESIFRSRDFRLFYFGQATSYIGDGLRTIALPLLVFKLTGSALNLGLTFSLEWFSFGVFSLVGGSLADRLNRKRLMISADVVRSLIILSFALGYRSGWLTLPLLYVGIVLHTACGAIFNGGQASSIPYVLGKDRATRAVSALIGTESAVNTAVPPLGGAIFGLFGPFPALIVNAATYLASIFSLSIIRDLGPETVTGFPRVHHVASDIAVGFRFLFADKAMRIVTFASFISNFFGSIGFTAYVPFIKRDLGGNDLSVGIVFGAMGAGTVLGALLVSRVHVPFGKIMVIGYLWGLLQFGLLWSHSTVLAAIVLGILSVGGGWTVSATLGWRMRIIPEETVGRVFGAARLIVLGGTLPGALLGGIIADVYDARTAIAASTIGIACVVVWIAANRTVHEERR, encoded by the coding sequence ATGGCGCGCGAGAGCATCTTCCGCTCTCGCGACTTCCGTCTCTTTTATTTCGGGCAAGCGACCAGCTACATCGGTGATGGGCTGCGCACGATTGCGTTGCCGCTGCTCGTCTTCAAGCTGACCGGCTCGGCGCTCAACTTGGGTCTAACGTTTTCGCTCGAATGGTTTTCCTTCGGCGTTTTCAGTCTGGTCGGCGGATCGCTTGCCGATCGTCTCAACCGCAAGCGTCTGATGATTTCCGCCGACGTCGTTCGTTCGCTGATCATTCTCAGCTTCGCGCTCGGCTATCGAAGCGGTTGGTTAACGTTGCCGTTGCTCTACGTCGGAATTGTTCTGCACACGGCTTGCGGCGCAATCTTCAACGGCGGTCAAGCCTCCAGCATACCGTACGTGCTCGGCAAAGATCGTGCGACTCGCGCCGTCTCAGCACTCATCGGCACGGAGTCGGCGGTGAACACGGCCGTTCCGCCGCTGGGCGGCGCGATCTTTGGCCTTTTTGGTCCGTTCCCCGCGCTGATCGTAAACGCGGCGACGTATCTCGCATCGATCTTTTCGCTGAGCATCATTCGCGACCTCGGACCGGAAACGGTCACGGGTTTCCCGCGCGTGCATCACGTCGCGAGCGACATCGCGGTTGGGTTTCGCTTTCTGTTCGCCGACAAAGCGATGCGGATCGTGACCTTTGCGTCATTCATATCTAACTTTTTTGGCAGCATCGGCTTTACGGCATACGTTCCGTTCATCAAGCGCGATCTCGGTGGCAACGACTTGAGCGTCGGTATCGTTTTCGGCGCAATGGGCGCGGGCACGGTGCTTGGTGCGCTCTTGGTTTCGCGCGTGCACGTACCGTTCGGGAAGATCATGGTGATCGGATATCTCTGGGGTCTTCTTCAATTCGGTCTGCTGTGGTCGCACAGTACCGTCCTCGCCGCAATCGTCCTCGGGATTCTATCCGTTGGCGGCGGCTGGACCGTGTCGGCGACGCTCGGTTGGCGCATGCGCATCATTCCAGAGGAGACGGTCGGTCGCGTCTTCGGCGCCGCGCGCTTGATCGTGCTCGGCGGAACATTGCCGGGAGCGCTGCTGGGCGGAATAATCGCCGACGTCTATGACGCACGAACCGCAATCGCCGCGAGTACGATTGGCATCGCCTGTGTCGTCGTTTGGATCGCTGCGAACCGGACGGTGCACGAAGAGCGCCGCTAA